One Vibrio sp. 16 genomic window carries:
- a CDS encoding TRAP transporter small permease subunit, whose amino-acid sequence MRSLIYIERAFNRFGDFLGWLSSILFILLLANVVYDVVMRYVFNDVSIAFQEMEWHLFSAVFLLGVPYAIKAGGHVRVDLFYERLSNKAQAIIDVLGTLFFLFPFCLLVAYYGIDFAKESYALGETSGDPGGLPYRWIIKAMIPLSFFFMAVSGVGLLLHSINKIVNPHLLYQASQNQKSES is encoded by the coding sequence ATGAGAAGCCTAATTTATATTGAGCGAGCGTTTAATCGCTTTGGTGACTTCCTTGGATGGTTATCAAGCATTTTGTTTATCTTGTTGCTTGCCAATGTCGTCTATGACGTTGTAATGCGTTACGTGTTTAACGATGTCTCTATTGCATTCCAAGAGATGGAATGGCACCTGTTTTCTGCCGTATTTTTATTAGGTGTTCCCTACGCGATCAAAGCTGGGGGCCATGTACGAGTCGACCTTTTCTATGAGCGCTTATCGAATAAAGCGCAGGCCATTATCGATGTGTTAGGCACACTTTTTTTTCTTTTCCCATTTTGCCTACTGGTTGCCTATTACGGTATCGACTTTGCGAAGGAGAGTTACGCGCTAGGAGAGACTTCGGGTGACCCTGGTGGCTTACCTTATCGCTGGATCATTAAAGCGATGATCCCTTTATCATTCTTCTTTATGGCAGTCAGTGGCGTAGGCTTGTTGCTGCATTCAATCAATAAGATTGTGAATCCTCACCTTCTTTACCAAGCAAGTCAGAACCAAAAGTCGGAGAGCTAA
- a CDS encoding TRAP transporter substrate-binding protein — protein sequence MSLIKQSLKRVLKGTAVAAALMMAATSVSAAEKVYRLKLAETWGPNFPIFGDATKNMAKMAEEMSNGRLQIRIDSANKHKAPLGVFDMVKSGQYDLGHSASYYWKGKVPNTLYFTSMPFGMLPTEQYAWFYYGGGMELMEKVYAPHNLLSFPGGNTDTQMGGWFQKEINSVEDLQGLKMRIPGFAGEILAELGAKPTNIAPGELYTSLERRTIDALEWVGPSLDLRMGFHKIAPYYYTGWHEPGTELQFLVNKRVWERLPDDLKAILQVAMKTAAYDMYTQSKHESGKNWASIQSEYPNVQVKDFPEEVMTALREANDRLLKAHAEKDAMAKEIQQSQADYINQVRPWSNISHRAYLNSQAQ from the coding sequence ATGAGTCTTATCAAACAATCTTTAAAACGAGTACTAAAAGGTACAGCAGTGGCTGCGGCGCTAATGATGGCGGCGACATCGGTTAGTGCTGCAGAAAAAGTGTATCGCTTGAAACTGGCGGAAACGTGGGGACCAAATTTCCCGATTTTTGGTGACGCGACCAAAAACATGGCAAAGATGGCTGAGGAAATGTCGAACGGTCGTTTGCAAATTCGCATCGACTCTGCAAACAAGCACAAAGCGCCATTGGGTGTTTTCGATATGGTGAAATCCGGCCAGTATGATCTTGGCCACTCTGCGTCTTACTACTGGAAAGGCAAAGTACCTAACACTCTTTATTTCACTTCAATGCCTTTCGGTATGCTGCCAACAGAACAGTACGCTTGGTTCTACTACGGTGGCGGTATGGAGTTGATGGAAAAGGTTTACGCTCCTCATAACCTGCTTTCTTTCCCTGGTGGTAACACGGATACCCAGATGGGCGGCTGGTTCCAAAAAGAGATCAATTCGGTTGAAGACCTACAAGGTTTGAAAATGCGTATTCCAGGTTTTGCCGGTGAAATCCTTGCTGAGCTTGGCGCTAAACCGACGAACATTGCCCCTGGTGAGCTATACACTTCTTTAGAGCGTCGTACCATCGATGCGCTTGAGTGGGTTGGTCCATCACTCGATTTGCGTATGGGTTTCCACAAAATTGCACCTTACTACTACACAGGTTGGCATGAGCCAGGGACGGAACTTCAGTTCTTAGTCAACAAACGTGTGTGGGAACGTCTACCAGATGATCTAAAAGCGATCCTTCAAGTGGCAATGAAAACCGCTGCTTACGATATGTACACTCAATCTAAGCATGAAAGTGGCAAAAACTGGGCGTCTATCCAATCTGAGTACCCGAATGTTCAGGTTAAAGACTTCCCAGAAGAGGTCATGACGGCGCTGCGTGAAGCAAATGATCGTCTATTGAAGGCACACGCTGAGAAAGATGCAATGGCGAAAGAAATCCAACAATCGCAAGCAGACTACATCAACCAAGTTCGTCCGTGGTCTAACATTTCGCACCGTGCTTACCTAAATAGCCAAGCTCAATAA
- a CDS encoding DUF2982 domain-containing protein has protein sequence METLHLSNQPLDFRSPFAKIVGWLLTIGVLFLVMYAPGLQQALLTLVAVCSVIGFAYLMIQKATVGYTLTATHFQQHLFKGGWVVKWTNISKIGICHCDQEGWQQPLPWIGIKLKDYSPYLESICPRIATEILLSQRALLYLGARQHNQGTRFEDIVLDSTPYKNSRGEEFKGLQAMLANRMAYQRRYFDYDIFISAQDLDRPIEEFVGLTRRYLAAAEAD, from the coding sequence ATGGAAACACTGCACTTATCCAATCAACCGCTAGATTTTCGCTCACCATTTGCCAAGATAGTCGGATGGTTGCTCACGATCGGCGTCTTGTTTCTGGTTATGTATGCGCCGGGATTACAACAAGCCCTTTTAACCCTAGTGGCGGTTTGCTCAGTGATTGGCTTTGCCTACCTGATGATTCAAAAAGCAACCGTCGGCTACACCTTAACTGCCACTCATTTTCAGCAACACCTGTTCAAAGGTGGTTGGGTCGTAAAATGGACGAACATAAGTAAAATCGGTATTTGTCATTGCGATCAAGAAGGGTGGCAACAACCCCTCCCCTGGATTGGCATCAAGCTCAAAGACTACTCGCCCTACCTAGAGAGCATTTGTCCTCGGATTGCGACAGAAATACTGTTGAGCCAACGGGCACTGCTTTACCTTGGCGCACGGCAACACAATCAAGGCACCCGATTTGAGGACATTGTGCTTGATTCAACGCCCTACAAAAACAGCCGTGGTGAAGAGTTTAAAGGGTTGCAAGCCATGCTCGCTAACCGAATGGCTTATCAAAGACGTTATTTTGATTACGATATTTTTATCTCGGCACAAGATCTCGATCGACCCATAGAAGAGTTCGTTGGTTTGACGCGGCGCTACCTTGCCGCCGCAGAAGCAGATTGA
- a CDS encoding MBL fold metallo-hydrolase produces MSLKYQVVPVTSFSQNCSIVWCDETMEGVVVDPGGDVKQLAMLIKELGVKVVKLVLTHGHLDHVGGTEPLAAELGGIEIVGPHKDDNFWLQGLENQSQMFGFPLTEAFEPHQWLEEGDKVVFGNQVMDVIHTPGHTPGHVVLFSNEAKLAFVGDVLFNGSIGRTDFPKGDFNTLISSIKTKLWPLGNEVRFVPGHGPESTFGRERASNPFVADEMPLY; encoded by the coding sequence ATGTCTTTGAAGTACCAAGTTGTTCCCGTTACCTCGTTTTCTCAAAATTGTTCTATCGTTTGGTGCGATGAAACAATGGAAGGGGTAGTGGTGGATCCCGGCGGTGATGTAAAACAACTTGCAATGCTTATCAAAGAGCTCGGTGTGAAGGTTGTCAAACTCGTACTGACTCATGGCCACTTAGACCACGTAGGGGGCACTGAACCGCTTGCGGCAGAGCTTGGCGGAATTGAGATCGTTGGCCCTCATAAAGATGACAACTTTTGGCTTCAAGGTCTAGAAAACCAAAGCCAGATGTTTGGTTTTCCGCTTACCGAAGCGTTTGAACCTCATCAATGGTTGGAAGAGGGTGACAAAGTCGTGTTCGGGAATCAGGTTATGGACGTGATTCATACACCAGGGCACACGCCAGGTCATGTGGTGCTGTTTAGTAACGAAGCCAAACTTGCCTTTGTCGGGGATGTACTGTTTAACGGTTCTATTGGCCGTACTGATTTTCCCAAAGGCGACTTCAATACATTGATTAGCTCTATCAAGACTAAGCTCTGGCCTTTAGGAAACGAGGTGCGCTTCGTCCCTGGTCATGGTCCAGAATCCACTTTTGGCCGCGAGCGAGCATCAAACCCGTTTGTGGCCGATGAGATGCCGTTGTACTAA
- a CDS encoding YcbK family protein, with protein MDFSRRDFIKLAGSGLVVASCAPSLAFASLPDEPRALALKALNTGEELEACYFDGQKYVKNELSRIDHLCRDFRRNEVHTMDKYLFDQISLIQSELGVESEVIVISGYRSPATNEALRSNSGGVAKKSYHMLGQAIDFRLDGVNLKQVRDAAISLKAGGVGYYPRSNFIHIDTGPVRYWS; from the coding sequence GTGGATTTTTCACGAAGAGATTTTATTAAATTAGCAGGGAGTGGCTTAGTCGTTGCGAGTTGTGCGCCAAGTTTGGCTTTCGCTTCACTCCCCGATGAACCGAGAGCATTAGCACTTAAAGCGCTTAATACCGGTGAAGAACTAGAAGCGTGCTACTTTGATGGTCAGAAATATGTCAAAAACGAACTTTCTCGCATTGACCATTTGTGCCGCGATTTCCGCCGTAATGAAGTTCACACCATGGATAAATACCTATTTGACCAAATCTCTCTCATTCAGTCAGAGTTGGGGGTTGAGTCTGAAGTGATTGTCATTTCTGGGTATCGCTCTCCTGCGACGAATGAAGCGCTTCGAAGCAATTCTGGTGGTGTCGCGAAGAAAAGCTATCACATGCTTGGTCAAGCCATCGATTTCCGTCTTGATGGTGTCAATCTAAAACAAGTGAGAGATGCTGCAATCAGCTTAAAAGCGGGTGGCGTTGGCTATTACCCTCGCAGTAACTTTATTCATATTGACACCGGTCCAGTACGCTATTGGTCGTAG
- a CDS encoding L,D-transpeptidase family protein → MRVWKTWLLMVWLFPLQVFASDYFHQLGWTSADSKLNELLQYPSVVEQIYQENGEQLIWFDLQQGSSLEFQLEVIQHAGFSPLFSRQLSYLQFYRKSNRWFEYDLLATDTLLLYLNYAEKAKTNGGEWFFERKLTESLQPIPTGAVVAVRRAVANQQLSALIESYTPDSPDYLRLIDTYLHISKHDKRNIPLLEQGGLIKVGDKLLDRELLLERLSVVDVDLANVRRDVTYYDMSLVPAIKQFQKLHGLKEDGVIGPETAKWLNVSMKDRLTTLALNAERIRYWPSDKDTIIVVNVPSYEMTYWHGGKNVFESKVVVGRQARPTPLMITNLDTLILNPTWNVPWKIMVEDIIPKMKEDPEYLTRQHIEILPKWGSKERIDPQQIDWDAMNPKSFPYRMTQLSGNQNALGLYKFNTPNKRAIYLHDTPSKGLFNEPQRAFSSGCIRVEHADVFASRLLEHQGLTKSKLSAEADRSNKKIPLRKRIPVHIIYQTAWFEEGKTHYREDIYQLDTFGYTKG, encoded by the coding sequence ATGAGGGTTTGGAAAACTTGGTTGTTGATGGTGTGGTTGTTTCCGTTACAGGTTTTTGCCTCAGATTATTTCCATCAATTAGGGTGGACAAGTGCTGATAGCAAACTGAATGAGTTGCTACAGTATCCGTCTGTGGTCGAACAAATCTACCAAGAAAACGGCGAACAGCTTATTTGGTTTGATCTTCAGCAGGGCAGCAGTCTCGAGTTCCAGTTGGAGGTGATACAACACGCAGGGTTTAGCCCGCTGTTTTCCCGACAATTAAGCTATTTGCAGTTTTATCGTAAGAGCAATCGCTGGTTTGAATATGATCTCTTGGCGACTGATACCTTACTCCTATATCTCAACTATGCGGAAAAAGCCAAAACCAATGGTGGAGAATGGTTTTTTGAGCGCAAGTTGACTGAATCGCTGCAGCCGATCCCGACAGGTGCTGTGGTCGCAGTCCGACGAGCCGTTGCCAATCAGCAGTTGTCTGCGCTGATTGAGTCCTATACGCCAGACAGCCCAGACTACCTTCGCTTGATTGATACCTACCTACATATTTCCAAACACGACAAACGCAATATTCCTTTGCTTGAGCAAGGCGGTTTGATCAAAGTCGGCGACAAGCTACTTGATAGAGAGCTGCTTTTAGAGCGCCTAAGCGTCGTTGATGTCGATTTGGCAAACGTTAGGCGTGATGTTACTTATTACGACATGAGTCTAGTCCCAGCGATTAAGCAGTTTCAGAAGTTGCATGGACTAAAAGAAGACGGTGTCATCGGTCCTGAAACAGCTAAGTGGCTCAATGTGTCGATGAAAGATCGATTAACAACATTGGCGTTGAATGCCGAACGGATTCGCTATTGGCCGAGCGATAAAGACACCATAATTGTCGTTAATGTGCCCAGTTATGAAATGACCTACTGGCATGGGGGAAAAAACGTATTTGAATCGAAAGTGGTGGTGGGTCGCCAAGCAAGACCGACCCCTCTGATGATCACCAACCTTGATACATTGATCCTCAATCCGACTTGGAATGTACCGTGGAAAATTATGGTTGAGGACATCATTCCTAAAATGAAAGAGGATCCTGAATACCTCACCAGACAACACATTGAGATTTTGCCCAAGTGGGGTTCGAAAGAACGTATTGATCCGCAGCAAATAGATTGGGACGCGATGAACCCTAAGTCGTTTCCTTATCGGATGACCCAACTCTCTGGCAACCAAAATGCACTAGGACTTTATAAGTTCAACACCCCGAACAAACGTGCTATTTACCTGCATGATACTCCGAGCAAAGGGCTTTTTAACGAGCCTCAGCGAGCGTTTAGTTCTGGGTGTATTCGAGTCGAACACGCGGATGTTTTTGCTTCTCGCCTACTTGAACATCAAGGGCTGACGAAAAGTAAACTCTCAGCGGAGGCGGATCGCTCGAACAAGAAAATCCCTCTTCGTAAACGTATCCCCGTACACATCATCTATCAAACCGCTTGGTTTGAAGAAGGCAAAACCCACTACAGAGAAGATATTTATCAGCTAGATACCTTTGGTTACACAAAAGGGTGA
- a CDS encoding DUF1513 domain-containing protein: MVTDKTRRSLLKAALFGAAAPILPLGCTSTPSRREPALIGCAIKGRGKYSAVVADEFGSPLFHIPLPERGHGVATNKRFRHGVAFARRPGTFFVVFDYQTGEVVNVRSAHVKRHFYGHGVYSNDGQWLYATEGERDTSKGIIGVYDVVAGYEKVAEFTNFGLGPHEVIMMPNDTLAIGVGGVHTDGRTPLNLSTMTPSLSYLDRNGELIEQQTLSDRHLSIRHLAHDGSETVLCGQQYRGEPDEYPALLAIHKKGESLTSLEAEPEQWARFNHYIASIAATEDWILATSPRGNCYGIWSKQSRQLVELAPLPDASGVVAHDGHFRVSSGAGSVITQSSPSDKSTFQSGVQWDNHWSAIA; the protein is encoded by the coding sequence ATGGTGACTGATAAGACAAGGCGCTCATTGCTCAAAGCGGCACTTTTTGGCGCTGCCGCCCCGATACTGCCATTAGGTTGTACCTCGACACCTTCACGCCGAGAACCTGCTTTGATAGGCTGCGCGATTAAGGGACGAGGAAAGTACAGTGCGGTTGTCGCCGATGAATTTGGCTCGCCACTGTTTCACATTCCGTTGCCAGAGCGCGGTCATGGCGTGGCAACTAATAAGCGATTTCGCCATGGGGTGGCATTTGCACGTCGCCCGGGCACGTTTTTTGTTGTCTTTGACTATCAAACTGGCGAGGTCGTTAACGTTCGTTCTGCCCATGTAAAACGTCACTTTTATGGCCATGGCGTCTACTCGAATGATGGTCAATGGCTATATGCCACCGAAGGTGAGCGTGATACCAGTAAAGGAATTATTGGCGTTTATGACGTGGTCGCGGGTTACGAGAAAGTCGCGGAGTTCACCAATTTTGGTCTAGGCCCGCATGAAGTGATCATGATGCCCAATGACACCTTGGCTATTGGTGTCGGCGGTGTCCATACTGACGGTCGAACGCCGCTTAACTTGTCGACAATGACGCCAAGTTTGAGTTATTTGGATCGCAACGGCGAGTTAATTGAACAGCAGACCCTTTCCGATCGTCACTTAAGTATTCGCCACTTAGCCCATGACGGAAGCGAGACTGTGTTGTGTGGTCAACAATATCGAGGTGAGCCAGACGAATACCCTGCGTTGCTAGCGATACATAAAAAGGGAGAATCGCTGACCTCTCTTGAGGCAGAGCCTGAGCAGTGGGCTAGGTTCAATCACTACATCGCAAGCATCGCGGCGACCGAAGATTGGATCTTGGCCACATCGCCTCGAGGTAACTGTTATGGGATATGGTCGAAACAAAGTCGGCAGCTGGTGGAGTTGGCCCCATTGCCAGATGCTTCCGGTGTCGTCGCGCATGATGGGCATTTTCGAGTCAGCTCCGGAGCGGGCAGTGTGATCACTCAGTCTTCTCCGAGTGATAAAAGCACATTTCAGTCTGGAGTGCAGTGGGATAACCATTGGTCAGCAATCGCCTAG
- a CDS encoding imelysin family protein, with protein sequence MNRFQITAASIALMGLVGCQSQSDKITEPEQTNHASQGVYQVEYYAAQKFAQQSDLLSRQFEQYCAESVSLDATRQQWRSTMESWMALQGQERGPEAALAQSWNVQFWPDKKNTTGRKMSSLIGQDKAWSASEIAQQSVTVQGLGSLEWLLYDESSSLAPQSRVCQTAIAISQNLNNNANAIYAAWQTNPWKRLDDKAWTSEYIALLSNQLEYSMKKMSRPLAKFGQPRPYFAESWRSQTSMMQLKANVIALRELYLANGQGLDASLRQRGYSDLANRILRQFDMTIETWPVDVSLFDLLQSKDGYRVAYSNYNKLEQLKYLIHEEVAIELGVVIGFNATDGD encoded by the coding sequence ATGAATAGGTTTCAGATAACGGCAGCATCCATTGCATTGATGGGGCTCGTTGGTTGTCAGTCTCAGTCAGACAAAATCACCGAGCCTGAGCAGACGAATCATGCCAGTCAAGGCGTCTATCAAGTCGAGTATTATGCCGCTCAGAAATTTGCCCAGCAGAGTGATTTGTTGAGTCGTCAGTTTGAACAGTATTGTGCAGAATCAGTGTCGCTCGATGCTACTCGACAGCAGTGGCGCAGCACGATGGAAAGCTGGATGGCGCTGCAAGGTCAAGAGCGTGGCCCAGAGGCGGCACTTGCACAAAGCTGGAATGTCCAATTTTGGCCAGACAAAAAAAATACCACAGGGCGGAAGATGTCGAGCCTAATTGGACAGGACAAAGCGTGGTCCGCATCCGAGATAGCGCAGCAAAGCGTGACGGTTCAAGGTCTAGGCTCACTGGAATGGCTGCTCTATGATGAGAGCTCATCGCTCGCGCCTCAAAGTCGTGTCTGTCAAACGGCAATCGCGATTAGCCAGAACTTAAATAACAACGCCAATGCGATTTACGCTGCATGGCAAACGAATCCTTGGAAGCGCTTAGATGACAAAGCATGGACATCTGAGTACATCGCTTTGCTGTCTAACCAGCTCGAATACAGCATGAAGAAAATGAGTCGACCATTGGCTAAATTTGGCCAACCTCGACCTTACTTTGCTGAATCTTGGCGCTCTCAAACATCGATGATGCAATTGAAAGCGAATGTCATCGCACTGCGAGAACTCTATCTAGCAAATGGACAAGGGTTGGATGCATCGCTTCGCCAAAGAGGATATTCGGATCTGGCAAACCGTATCTTGAGGCAGTTCGATATGACGATTGAGACATGGCCTGTTGACGTCAGTTTGTTTGATTTGCTCCAATCGAAAGACGGGTATCGCGTGGCTTACTCGAACTACAACAAGTTAGAGCAGTTAAAATATTTGATTCACGAAGAAGTGGCGATTGAACTGGGTGTAGTAATAGGATTTAACGCAACTGATGGTGACTGA
- a CDS encoding di-heme oxidoredictase family protein — protein MFYKLSFLSALLITSTAVSAYEVASGGGTSVKKDGANAYSLPAGNLPMSKRLDFSVGNSFFRNPWVQAPASTDARDGLGPLFNTNGCQNCHIKDGRGHPPEKGDLHAVSMLVRLSIPAMTPEQKAAFIKDGVIPEPTYGGQLQDFALQDQTPEGQIKITYSDHPVTFKDGTVVTLRKPKLEITELGYGAMHPDTQFSARVAPPMIGLGLLESIPDETLQQWADEQDRDGDGISGKTNKVWDVQANDFAIGRFGWKAGQPNLMQQNAAAFNGDVGLTSHLFPKENCTASQTLCDELPNGGNPEVSEKILNFVEFYSQHLAVPIRRNLDDPLVQKGQALFAKAGCESCHKTNVKTGEREGLPALSNQIIHPYTDMLLHDMGEGLADNRPEYLANGREWRTAPLWGIGYTEEVNGHTYFLHDGRARNLMEAVLWHGGEAENAKQTVLTFSQTERDALIAFLNSL, from the coding sequence ATGTTTTACAAACTCTCCTTTCTTTCTGCATTACTCATTACTAGCACTGCGGTATCTGCCTACGAGGTTGCGTCTGGTGGCGGCACGTCAGTAAAAAAAGACGGCGCGAATGCCTATTCCTTGCCCGCGGGTAACTTGCCGATGTCCAAACGTTTGGATTTTAGCGTTGGTAATAGCTTCTTTCGAAATCCATGGGTTCAGGCTCCTGCGTCAACCGATGCGCGTGACGGTTTAGGTCCGCTATTTAATACCAATGGCTGTCAAAACTGTCATATCAAAGATGGTCGAGGGCACCCACCGGAAAAGGGTGATTTGCATGCAGTCTCTATGCTAGTGAGGCTAAGTATCCCTGCAATGACGCCAGAGCAGAAAGCCGCATTTATTAAAGATGGTGTTATCCCAGAACCCACTTACGGTGGTCAGCTACAAGATTTTGCGCTTCAAGACCAAACACCTGAAGGACAGATCAAAATCACCTACAGTGATCATCCTGTCACGTTCAAAGATGGCACCGTGGTTACGTTGAGAAAACCTAAGCTCGAAATTACTGAGCTTGGTTATGGAGCGATGCACCCAGACACGCAGTTTTCTGCTCGAGTAGCGCCACCCATGATTGGATTAGGTTTACTTGAGAGTATTCCCGATGAAACCTTGCAACAATGGGCTGACGAGCAAGACCGAGATGGTGACGGGATCTCCGGTAAAACCAACAAAGTGTGGGATGTGCAAGCGAATGATTTTGCGATTGGCCGATTTGGCTGGAAAGCGGGTCAGCCAAATTTAATGCAGCAAAATGCCGCTGCATTTAACGGCGATGTCGGTCTAACAAGCCATCTGTTTCCGAAAGAGAACTGCACCGCCAGTCAGACACTGTGTGACGAGTTGCCAAATGGCGGTAACCCGGAAGTCAGTGAAAAAATTCTCAACTTTGTCGAATTCTATTCACAACATTTAGCGGTGCCAATCCGTCGCAACTTAGATGATCCTTTGGTTCAAAAAGGCCAGGCGCTGTTCGCGAAAGCGGGCTGTGAGAGTTGCCATAAGACGAATGTGAAAACTGGCGAGCGTGAAGGGCTGCCTGCGCTTTCAAATCAGATAATCCACCCTTATACCGACATGTTGCTTCATGACATGGGAGAGGGGCTCGCGGATAACAGACCTGAGTATCTAGCCAATGGGCGCGAATGGCGCACGGCGCCGCTTTGGGGTATCGGTTACACTGAAGAAGTCAACGGACACACCTATTTCCTACACGATGGACGAGCGCGAAACCTAATGGAAGCGGTGCTTTGGCATGGCGGAGAAGCGGAAAACGCGAAGCAAACGGTGCTTACTTTTAGTCAAACTGAGCGTGATGCGTTAATCGCATTTCTCAACTCACTGTAA
- a CDS encoding imelysin family protein, with the protein MNVKSLLAQSVAASLVLASSSVFAAKVTKEQVVEHYADIAHAVFEDSLTTAKKLDKSIESFLATPSAAKLEEVKQAWLDSRVPYQQSEVFRFGNAVVDDWEGQLNAWPLDEGLIDYVSTDYQHELGNEGANANIVANKQLKIGATTMDVSQLTPKAIADLNEIGGSEANVASGYHAIEFLLWGQDLNGTNAGAGQRPYTDFVVGEGCTNGNCERRGEYLKATAQLLIQDLEWMEKQWSADEKGNYRAELLSDSSENGLRKMLFGMGSLSLGELAGERMKVALEANSTEDEHDCFSDNTHNSHYYNEQGIYNVYTGLYKRQDGTLLSGPSINDLVAQKDQQAAKEIQKQFDVTRSQVGQLVTSAENNGEFFDQLIASGNVKGNALVNETIMSLVAQTASIERAAKIVGINSLNPDTADHEF; encoded by the coding sequence ATGAATGTTAAATCTCTATTGGCGCAATCAGTCGCTGCTTCTTTGGTATTGGCGAGCAGCTCGGTTTTTGCTGCGAAAGTGACTAAAGAACAGGTTGTTGAACATTACGCAGACATCGCACATGCGGTTTTTGAAGATTCACTGACGACCGCCAAAAAGCTAGATAAGTCTATCGAATCTTTCCTAGCAACACCTTCAGCTGCAAAGCTAGAAGAAGTAAAACAAGCTTGGCTAGACTCTCGCGTTCCTTATCAACAATCTGAGGTGTTCCGTTTTGGCAACGCAGTTGTGGATGATTGGGAAGGGCAGCTGAATGCATGGCCGCTTGACGAAGGTCTTATCGATTATGTATCGACTGATTACCAGCACGAGCTAGGTAACGAAGGTGCAAATGCAAACATTGTCGCGAATAAGCAGCTGAAAATTGGCGCTACAACAATGGACGTTTCTCAGCTGACGCCAAAAGCGATTGCAGATTTGAATGAAATCGGCGGCTCTGAGGCAAACGTCGCTTCAGGCTACCACGCGATTGAATTCTTGCTATGGGGCCAAGACCTAAATGGTACTAATGCGGGAGCTGGTCAGCGTCCTTACACAGATTTCGTGGTGGGTGAAGGTTGTACGAACGGCAACTGTGAGCGTCGTGGCGAGTACCTAAAAGCGACAGCTCAACTGCTAATCCAAGATCTAGAATGGATGGAAAAACAGTGGTCAGCGGATGAGAAGGGTAACTACCGCGCAGAATTACTCTCTGACTCTTCAGAAAATGGCCTACGTAAAATGCTATTTGGTATGGGTTCACTATCTCTTGGTGAACTCGCCGGCGAGCGCATGAAAGTGGCATTAGAAGCGAACTCAACGGAAGACGAGCACGATTGTTTCTCTGACAATACGCATAACTCTCACTACTACAACGAGCAGGGTATTTACAACGTTTACACGGGTTTGTACAAGCGTCAGGACGGTACATTGCTCTCGGGACCAAGCATTAATGATCTCGTTGCTCAAAAAGACCAGCAAGCAGCAAAAGAGATCCAGAAGCAGTTTGATGTTACCCGTTCACAAGTCGGTCAATTGGTGACATCTGCAGAAAATAACGGTGAGTTCTTCGATCAACTTATCGCATCTGGAAACGTGAAAGGCAACGCGTTGGTGAACGAGACAATTATGTCGCTGGTTGCTCAAACGGCTTCAATTGAGCGTGCGGCAAAAATTGTTGGAATTAACAGCCTAAACCCAGATACGGCTGATCACGAATTTTAA
- a CDS encoding GTP cyclohydrolase II, translating into MIEIEASEIRVSRDMAEVRARVDFKVGAKSNIDAELLSFSGLKTDKEHVAVIFKHADQTQEAPMVRMHSECLTGDVFHSSRCDCGEQLDETINRMGESGGIILYLRQEGRGIGLYNKIDAYKLQSQGMNTYEANNHLGFGDDLRDFTEAAQMLKALNVNKIRLVTNNPKKVRELQEYGIEIEQVVNTSAHVKDGNEGYLKAKVSHGKHHLKL; encoded by the coding sequence ATGATAGAAATAGAAGCAAGTGAGATTCGAGTGAGTAGGGATATGGCGGAAGTAAGAGCCAGAGTCGACTTCAAAGTCGGTGCCAAGAGTAATATTGATGCAGAACTGTTATCGTTTTCTGGACTGAAAACAGATAAAGAGCACGTTGCAGTCATTTTTAAACATGCAGACCAGACTCAAGAGGCACCGATGGTTCGTATGCACTCAGAGTGTTTAACTGGCGATGTCTTCCATTCTTCACGCTGTGATTGTGGAGAACAACTCGACGAGACGATAAACCGTATGGGTGAGTCTGGCGGGATCATCTTGTACTTAAGGCAAGAAGGTCGTGGCATCGGTTTATACAATAAAATCGATGCGTATAAATTGCAAAGTCAGGGCATGAACACCTACGAAGCTAACAATCACCTAGGCTTTGGTGATGACCTGCGTGACTTCACTGAAGCGGCGCAGATGTTAAAAGCTCTGAACGTTAACAAAATTCGCTTGGTGACCAATAACCCGAAGAAGGTTCGTGAACTTCAAGAATACGGCATTGAAATCGAGCAAGTTGTCAATACTTCAGCCCACGTTAAAGACGGCAACGAAGGGTACCTGAAAGCAAAAGTCTCTCATGGAAAGCATCATCTAAAGCTGTAA